The Borreliella afzelii nucleotide sequence AAGATGGGTTTTTAGGAATAATATCTGAAAGAGAAGACTTAAATAGACGAATAGCAGAAAATAATAATTTTGATTTAAATAAAGATTATATAAAAGAGTATAAAAATATTTTAGAAATTTTTTTAAAAAATATAAAGTCTAATAATTAGACATTTTAAATGTAAAAGGAGTTTAAATTGGATATTAAGGTAAATAAAAGAGATTTAAGTGATAATGGGAATTATATTATTGCTGATAGTGCATTAAATCATTATAATTCTTTGAAAGAAAAATTAAAAATTAATTCTAAAAAAGAAATTTATTGTAAGCTAGAAACTTTAAAAATTTTAAAAGAAATTAAAGACAATGAATATTATAAACTTGATGGGTATAAAAGTTTTGAAGCTTTTTCTAAAGATTATAGACTTGCAAGAGCACAGGTCTATAATTATTTAAAAATTGCTAATGCAATAGAAGATGGGATTATACAAGAAGAATTTCTAATAAAAAATGGTATATTAGAAACGTTAATTATATTAAGAAATAAAGAGAGCAAAACAATAAAAAAGTCCAAACAAAACCCGATAAAACCCTTAAGATTTCAGCTTAAAAAACAAGAAAGTTATGATTTTTACAAAAATCATGCCAAATTTACGGCTTTTATTTTGGAAGAACTTCTTGAAAATCAAAAAGATTTTCTTAATAAGCTTTTAAAAAAATATAAACAATTGAAAGGATAATAAGGGGGATTTTATGAGTAATTTAGCCTACAATGCTCTTAAAATAGAAAATATAAGGTTAGAATTTTTAAATAAAGGGTTTAGTGAAGAGACAATAGATTTTATTTTACTTCAGAACGATAATTACAACTTTGAAGTTTTAAAAGAAAGAATGAATTCTTTAGAACAACAAATAATTAATGTAGAAAAGAACTTTCAAAAAGATATATATAGTTTAGATGTGAAAATAGATAGTGTAAAAAACGAACTTAATGCGAAAATAGACAGTGTAAATGCTAAGATAGACAATGTAAAAAACGAACTTAATGCAAAAATAGATAGTGTAAATACCAAGATAGATGGTGTAGAAAAGACTTTGCAAAAGGATATATCTAGTTTAAAAAACGAACTTAATGCAAGTAATAGAACAATACAGGTAATGTTAATAGCGGGAATAACACTTGCTCCAATTATTTACTCTATATTTAATAAGTATTTTTTCAATTGAGAATGATTAAAATTTTTCAAAATATTAAAATAGCATATAACTTGTTTTTTTAATAGAGATACTAAAATTTTTATTTAAATTCTTTAAAAGAAATATTTTATTTTTGCTCTATTCCAAAGTAGAACTTATTCGAACTTTTTAACAAAAGATTTTAAATAAGTTCTTTTTTTGTAAAAAGACAAATTGATTTTAATTCTAAATTGGACTATGCTTAACTGTTGAAAAACTTTAAAAAAACAATTTTTTAAAGCTAATTCAGCTAAGCTCTTGACTTTATTAAGTTCTTTAGCAAGAGAATTTGATAAAGTTTATTTTTTGTAAATTTTTTGTATAAAACTTGGCAAAAACAGTTTTTGTAATATAATAAATATTGCATAATATGATCTCCATATTGCATATATAAAATAAAGGTTACATTTTGATGGACTTAACTAGTTCTTTAACAAGAGAATTTAGTTAAGTCTTACTTTTTTTGTAAAATTTTTAGAGATAAGTTGACAAAAAAGATTTTTGTTATAGTATATATACATATATATAGCAAAAAAAAGGTTTTATTATTCAATTAAATCCAATATAGTGGGGTTTAGCTAATTTCTTTATAAAGAGTTTAGTTAAACTCTATTTTTTTGCAAAAATTTTTGTAAAAAAGTTGGCAAAAATAGTTTTTGCTATATAATTATTTATAAACATAAATAGAGGAGGTCATCTAAAATGACAAACAATAATATGAACAATGTTTCAGAAAAAAATCAAAATATAAAAAATAATGGAGATATTAAAATTATGCATGTTGAGCAACAAAGTTTTATTGGTTGTGAAGTGTTTGAGGAAAAATCCTCTCCAGTTAAAGAAAAAAGCAAATTAAGCAAGATAGGTAAAAAATTACCAGGAATAAGCAGTCAAGAGTGTTTTAGATTTAATCGTAATATTGATTTTAGTTTACAGAGAAACAAGCTTGACAAATATGGTGCTAGTGAAGTGGGTAATGTTCTAATTGGTGGGGCTGGACTTAAAGACTTAATGATCAATAGAGTGCTTAAATATTTTGGCATGAGTATGCCTTTTGAAGAGAATTTATATATGTTAAAAGGCAAAGAGTTGGAAAATTTAGGATTTAGAGAATTTGTTAAAGCATATGGTGACGATATTGTTGTTTTGTATAAAAATAAATATGCCAACGGTGTTGATAAATATAATTATTTCAAGAAAATGGGAGTTTCAGAAACTTTAGTAGGCTCAACAATTGATGGATGGTTTATTAATATTTATGGTGATTTAGAGCTTTTAGAGCTTTTAGAGCTTTTAGAGATTAAGAGTAGTGATTCTACTTATATGAGTAGTGCTATTGAAGAGTACAATAAAAATGGCAATTTCTTAAGTAGTAAGTATTTTTTCAAGTACTATGTGCAGGCACAAATGCAGCTAGCATGTACTGGACTTGAATATTGTAATTTATTCTTTTTAATCGACGCTGCACCGGTTAATTGTAAGATAAAGAGAAATGATGCTTTAATATCAAAAGTGCTTGAATTTGTTCTTAAATGTGAACAAGAAGTTTTCAATTTAAGAAACGAAATTGTTAAAAATGATCAGTTTAAGTTATTAAGATCAAATAATCATGATAATGATGCGTTTATTAAGCTTGTTGAAGAATTTGTAGTAAATAGTGATTTTTATCAATCTGGGGTTGAGTTTGATTGGGTAAAAGAATTTGTAGAATATGTTGAGTGTATAGACCTTGAGATTAAAACCGATGATGAGGCTGCAAATCTTGAATGTAATCTTATTGAGATTGACAATCTAAAAGTAGAACTAAATAAAATTCAAAATGAAAACAAAAAAAGAGAAAAACCCATAAAAGATTTACTTAAAATTAAAATTGATAAAATTTTGGAGAAATATCCACTGATTGTTCATACAAATTATAGATTTAAAGAATTTGTATTCAATTATGATCCTAAGAAAAGGGCAATATCAGATAGATTTAAAGGACTTCTGCCGACAAGCAGTAAAGTGTTCTTGCCTAGAAATATGAGCAATATAGCATATGCAAATAGTGTCCCCTTT carries:
- a CDS encoding chromosome replication/partitioning protein is translated as MDIKVNKRDLSDNGNYIIADSALNHYNSLKEKLKINSKKEIYCKLETLKILKEIKDNEYYKLDGYKSFEAFSKDYRLARAQVYNYLKIANAIEDGIIQEEFLIKNGILETLIILRNKESKTIKKSKQNPIKPLRFQLKKQESYDFYKNHAKFTAFILEELLENQKDFLNKLLKKYKQLKG
- the bdr gene encoding Bdr family repetitive protein, whose amino-acid sequence is MSNLAYNALKIENIRLEFLNKGFSEETIDFILLQNDNYNFEVLKERMNSLEQQIINVEKNFQKDIYSLDVKIDSVKNELNAKIDSVNAKIDNVKNELNAKIDSVNTKIDGVEKTLQKDISSLKNELNASNRTIQVMLIAGITLAPIIYSIFNKYFFN
- a CDS encoding DUF244 domain-containing protein, encoding MNNVSEKNQNIKNNGDIKIMHVEQQSFIGCEVFEEKSSPVKEKSKLSKIGKKLPGISSQECFRFNRNIDFSLQRNKLDKYGASEVGNVLIGGAGLKDLMINRVLKYFGMSMPFEENLYMLKGKELENLGFREFVKAYGDDIVVLYKNKYANGVDKYNYFKKMGVSETLVGSTIDGWFINIYGDLELLELLELLEIKSSDSTYMSSAIEEYNKNGNFLSSKYFFKYYVQAQMQLACTGLEYCNLFFLIDAAPVNCKIKRNDALISKVLEFVLKCEQEVFNLRNEIVKNDQFKLLRSNNHDNDAFIKLVEEFVVNSDFYQSGVEFDWVKEFVEYVECIDLEIKTDDEAANLECNLIEIDNLKVELNKIQNENKKREKPIKDLLKIKIDKILEKYPLIVHTNYRFKEFVFNYDPKKRAISDRFKGLLPTSSKVFLPRNMSNIAYANSVPF